The genomic stretch gtgggcctacaggacaGCCGGGCCATATCTTATCTTTGGGCTGCGCCCTGCCAGGCACCAAAAGCTAATACCCAGCCACCAGACACTCTACCTCAAGCTCCCTCCCAGGCATGGCTTTAGGTTGGGCCCTCTGTTAACTGTGTCCTGGGAAGGGTAAACTGTGCAAACAATTTTCACACGTCACTGAATATGAGTAAATAATATTAGAAAGACTAATAAATTGCAACTTAAAAGTGTGGCGCATAGTGCCATGCATTTTGAACGATGCTCGTTGCTCTACAGTTCATTATGATGTTACCTGTGTAAGTGGCCAgtatttatgcttgtgtaggtGCCTTGCGTGTGTTAAGTACCTTTGGAGAGAGTATACACCAAaagatccacagcagaaagaaactCTACAAGTGCATTTACTGTGAGGTATTTTACATGCGGTGCCagccaacaaaaacataaaatgctaaGATTTTTTCCCTCGTGGGTCCTACTTGTTACTGTGGTCAGCTTTTTAAAGGCacaacacatttgtccctctagtttttcgCTTCTTTGTAGAAACTTGGGGGAAGTAGCCTGAATGCAGGGAAGGAAGGATTTTCTCTGGAGGTTCGCTTCAGGTTACGCTGTacaacttcaaaaataactaacaatattagacctaataaaaatatcaggccaagattaaAGGAGAGATGGGATTTTTCTATAACAacgtcagggctgcagctccttctggtggcagatggctgcataacatttaggacaaacatttagCAGCACTGGCTATCACTGAAAATCTAATATGTCTGGTACTGACTAGTTACAATAGCAATGATTAGTCCTCCAGTCAACTAGTTGCGCATATCCCTAGTTTGTTCCATGGCTGCAATTCACTCAAGGCctctgtttgtatttctgtcatCACAGGACCAGCGTGGAGCGAGAAGTCAGCCGCCCCAGGACGCTGTCAGACCTcacagaagaaagagagaaaaaaaatacagctgtgaagagtgtgggaaggattttacAAGAAGGGAGACActtaaaacacatcaattcatccacactggagagagaccGTTCAACTGTGAGcagtgtggaaagtcttttacagATTCTAAAAACTTAAGACAACACCAACGCATCCACACTGGAGTTAAACcatacagctgtggtcagtgtGGTCGAGCTTTTACTCAGAGAAGCCACTTATGGAATCATCAAGTTACCCACTCTGGTATTAAGGCTTACAGCTGTGActtttgtggaaaaactttcagccTCCTAGGGAGCCGAAATAgacacctacgcattcacactgggGAGGATGCGCAccactgtgatcagtgtggcaaaacGTTTGCAAGACATGGACAGTTACAGCGTCACAGCTTTGTCCATACTGAGGAGAGACttcataaatgtgacctgtgtgataagaaCTTTAAAACTCTACATCGTCTGAAAGCACACCAAaagatccacagcagaaagaaactCTACAAGTGCatttactgtgaggtatgtatTTTAGTTTTATCTTGTAATTGTAGCCTGATTGACTGGAACAACTCTgctgggacatgcccagaacacctcacctaagaggtgcccaggaggcatcctagtcagatgcccgaaccacctcaactggctcgtTTCgacgtggaggagcagcagctctactttgagctccTCCACACTTCACATTTGGCTGAAAACCGTTCCattgtgagctggaggccaccacctgatgaagccaacaggactgatTCATCTGCAAAAAGTAGAGATgaaattctgaggccaccaaggcaaagaccttccaccacttggctacgctTAGAAATTCTGtcaataaaaattattataaaaattctgaacagaatcggtgacaaagggcagccctggtgaagtccaacaaccacaggaaacaagtccaacTTACTGCTGACAAAACTACCGCAGAATCTGTGTGCGACACAAGGCatacacagacagtgattacgATTACATGAGAGAGCGATCAATTTTCCCCTCAACACCACTTTTGCCGCTTCCCATAAATAGTCTCTGAAACTTCTCCTTTGTTATTATGTTCATATACTCCTTCCAGTCTTGTTTTGTCTTCTGGACCACCTCCAGATCATTTAACATTGATACATTTAACCTCcaaatttaaatcttttttccttctctagAGTTATAGACATAACAATCGGAGCATGATCTGATGTCGTTATTAGCTCTATGCGACAATCTACAACTGTGTATAAATAACCAAAACGAGTCACTTCTGGAGTAGCTGTTATGCACTTTTGAGTAAAAGGAGTAgtccagggatcctcaaatccaggcctcgagggccggtgtcctgcaggttttagatgtgtccctgatctaacacacctgaatcaagtggctgaattaccttctcagtcaagttctccagagtcctgctaatgacttctacatttgactcaggtgtgttgaagcagagacacatctaaaacctgcaggacaccagccctcgaggcctggatttgaggatcccagGAGTAGTCCCTCTCCTTTGGGTGTTTTTAGCACCAGACATCTACCAGACCTAGATCTACCATCATATTGCGTAGTACCTGCACTTTCCTTGATATTGGTCCCTTatcagatgtttttttaatctaatctcTGATTCATTATACAATTGAAATCCCCCCCCTATTTTCAGGAATCCCTCTGCATTTTTGGTTAAAATTTCTTTTGGTTAAAAGTTGAAATTTCTTTAGAGTCTTGGATCATCCTCATTTGGTGAATACAAGTTCAAAATTGTTATTCTAGTTTCCCCAATAGCACCCACCGCCATAATATGATGGCTTTTTTTGTCTTCAAATACTTTGTCAACAATGAATCCCAGAGCTCTGTGACACAGGATGGCCACACCCCTTTTAATACCTTCTCCATAGTTGGAACTGAAGACCTGGCCCGCCCAGTCCCTCTTGAGCTTCTTCTGCTCCTTGTCGTTAAGATGAATTTCCTGAAGAAAAGCGACTGAACAATTAAACCTCTTCAGCTGTGACACaatctttttcctttttatggGATGGTTGATCCCATTTATGTTATAactaataaaatttaaagtatTCATGGCTGGATTTTATCCTAAAGTACCAAAATAGAGAAACTTTTGAAGAGAGTCACAGTactttaacaacaacaaaagaacaagatttaTAATCCATGGAAAACCAACATAGACCTCCATTAATCCAGCAGTTAGCcttgaaaacagaacaaaaagccaATAATTATAAGGGCTTTCCATTCCCGATGCCTATTGGGCAGAGGTCTGTAGCTCTCTGGGTTAGGTGCGCTATGTGCAGTTGCGACGGTCCACCAAGGAATCCCAGGCCTGTAGCCACAtcacattaaaagaaaagtgttgaTCAGATACGTCTTTGCTCTCGACCCTATTTTAACAAATGTATAATTATAATTGTCAGATTATAGCCAAAAATAAGTGAATTTCTTTTAAGTACCTGATAGATGAAATTTAAGATCGTTACATTCTGTTACTACAAGTGTCCACTACTGCCTCCATTGAACTGTTTCCTTACTTTCATTTGTCTATATTGATAAGGGCTCGTATTTCTGCTGTGATAAGCTGTTGCTTCTTTCTTCTCCTGCTCTGAGTTGTCCACCTTTCTTGAGCCAGCTCCCTCTCCAGCACGTCCTGGTTCTCCATCACTGTCTCCACTCCTGCCTCTTTCAGGGTTGAATGTGCCGCCAGTATTGAGGGGAACTGCTTGGTGCCTAATTCCAATTAGATTCTCAGTTGAGCCGGTTATGGTGACTGGgctctgtttttcttcactttcagCTGTTTTATAACCTCTggcacctttttctttttcctctgcgCTTTAGCTGAGTAATCTTGATGAAAATACACTTTATGTCCTAGAAACTGAACATCCCTTTGCTTCCATGCCTGCACCAGAACTGTCTGCTTTACCTTAAAATCCAAAAAGTGGATTATGATCCACTGTGCACCCTTGGTGGGGTCACTTGGATTTGGCCAAGGGCTCTGTGTGCATTTTCCAGCTTAATATCAGCTCCATCTTTCAACTCCAAGCTGTATAAAAAGTCTGTTACAAATGCCATCATGTGGATATGCCATAGAGCCTTATATTATTTCACCGAGCTTTATTCACATACcatctttttaatgtgtttaaaaaatgtgaaataattttgagtatGTATGTATTGATATAAAAATGcttgatcctggaaaaggtgtatAAACCCTGTTTAGTATAACATTGTAGTAGTGTGGTGGTACTATTGTAATTGGAcattggcagagatgctctttatttcaGGAGAAGTACATGATGAAGGAATTCCCTGActtacactgtttttgtgtctttgtttagaagcagagcgacacagatggatccagttctcagccctgtcatcgctgtggtggtgggaaagtgtttctctgtgaactttgtggaaaaactttcaatTGGCAGCATAGCCTAACATTGCATCAACGTAGACACACTGGAGACAAACTACactactgcaaagaatgtgggagaggCTTCCCCACACcaagtacattaaaaaaacatgaacgcttacacagtggggttaaaaagcacctctgtgaccagtgtgaaaTGTCCTTCATCACTGCAAGTGGGCTTAAAATGCACAagcgagtccacacaggagagaaaccatacatgtgcagacactgtgagaaAAGCTTCTCACATCCAGGTAGTCGTAACAAACATGAACGCACACATGttgaagggaactacagctgtgatcagtgtgacaagagcttcaagAATCTTGGTTCATACTCCCAACACAAACATTCCCACgctgtaaataaactgtttcactgttaccaatgtgcaaaagCATTCACTTCATTATCCGCTCTGTTCAAACATCAGCATGATCATGAAGGGCTGAAATCATCCTCATCATTGGATCAAAATGAAtctgcagagacacaaagatCCTTTTCTGGTTGCAGGATAAAACTTGAAAACCTTTAGATCCAGCTCCACAGAATTCTGATGGAATCTCGTGTAAAGAGTGTCAGCTACTGTCACACTTGGATCTGATGAGGCAGCTCTGATTTCTGGACTTGCAGTGAATGATCCTGAATCTTATGTTTAGGAAGCTGCAGgtataaatatatacatcaaggtttttttctttctttaattgttCTTGGGGAATTTGAAACTTATCCCAGTtatattttacttgtttttcttAAGCAACGGCGTATTATACATTGTAttataaagttgcagaaatgtcTGCTATGGCTAACTGATATTGtgttaaatgtttgtttaataaaagttaaaagGTTGGTTAAATCagtgcagtgctttgtgtttaataaCCAGCAACCATCAATAACTACAAACATCACAACTCAATAACATTTGAAAGGTTAAATAATTTCTCACAGGTGACCCTGTCTGCGGTTATGAATGTTAGCTGAGCACTAATATCAATTCATAGCATTTCacagttttcaattttatttttactttatttttaatatcactTTAGTTTCCTTCATGATCTTTCAAtgatgccagtgttcacattttggaccgggaaGACAGATGTGCATCTATGTCCCCTGTGAACAACCGTTATTGAAcaggtggattacatcaccaagttTCCCCCATCTACAATGCAGTTCTGAGTTCCCTTCCCAGGCActtcaacccccattcacacgttcttcaggtgacctcaataagTCACTTGATAGAATGGGGCCAAGTCCCAAATTGCTTTCACTGGAAACCACCCAAAAAGCTTGCTTTCAcacttaagtgtgtgtgtgtatgtgtgtgtgtgtgtgtgcgcacatgaacaatag from Archocentrus centrarchus isolate MPI-CPG fArcCen1 chromosome 20, fArcCen1, whole genome shotgun sequence encodes the following:
- the LOC115799287 gene encoding zinc finger protein 271-like; the encoded protein is MSSTPKDQRGARSQPPQDAVRPHRRKREKKYSCEECGKDFTRRETLKTHQFIHTGERPFNCEQCGKSFTDSKNLRQHQRIHTGVKPYSCGQCGRAFTQRSHLWNHQVTHSGIKAYSCDFCGKTFSLLGSRNRHLRIHTGEDAHHCDQCGKTFARHGQLQRHSFVHTEERLHKCDLCDKNFKTLHRLKAHQKIHSRKKLYKCIYCEKQSDTDGSSSQPCHRCGGGKVFLCELCGKTFNWQHSLTLHQRRHTGDKLHYCKECGRGFPTPSTLKKHERLHSGVKKHLCDQCEMSFITASGLKMHKRVHTGEKPYMCRHCEKSFSHPGSRNKHERTHVEGNYSCDQCDKSFKNLGSYSQHKHSHAVNKLFHCYQCAKAFTSLSALFKHQHDHEGLKSSSSLDQNESAETQRSFSGCRIKLENL